Proteins found in one Micromonospora sp. WMMD1082 genomic segment:
- a CDS encoding DUF4097 family beta strand repeat-containing protein, with translation MASYRTTVTPRANATGRRAGLALAATTALIVLVGCDNVAFRRLDFDTTEAARITAIRVLPGSGDVVVRADGGVDGVRIKRVVRYQGDEPGTTYEIKDAELVLSTSCGHRCSVSYEVTAGEGVSVQGETRSGDIDLSRVGQVGLKLASGNIRVAGATGPVQVETASGNISVYDVASPITLRAASGNVTGTRLGGEVDAEAKSGNVTLELDRPASVRARAASGNVKLTVPDGAYQVRSEVGSGRTQLGVAHDASAELLLDLRTASGDITVTAQ, from the coding sequence ATGGCTTCGTACCGGACCACCGTCACCCCTCGGGCCAACGCCACCGGCCGCCGGGCGGGCCTGGCGCTCGCCGCCACCACCGCCCTCATCGTCCTCGTCGGATGTGACAACGTCGCGTTCCGCCGGCTGGACTTCGACACCACCGAGGCCGCGCGGATCACCGCGATCCGGGTGCTGCCCGGCTCCGGCGACGTGGTGGTCCGGGCCGACGGCGGTGTCGACGGGGTACGCATCAAGCGGGTGGTGCGCTACCAGGGCGACGAGCCGGGCACGACGTACGAGATCAAGGACGCGGAACTGGTGCTGAGCACCTCCTGCGGACACCGGTGCAGCGTCTCCTACGAGGTGACCGCCGGCGAGGGGGTCAGCGTCCAGGGCGAGACCCGCTCCGGGGACATCGACCTGAGCCGCGTCGGCCAGGTGGGACTCAAGCTCGCCTCCGGCAACATCCGGGTGGCCGGCGCCACCGGGCCGGTCCAGGTGGAGACCGCCTCGGGCAACATCTCGGTGTACGACGTGGCCTCGCCCATCACGCTACGGGCCGCCTCCGGGAACGTGACGGGAACCCGGCTCGGCGGCGAGGTGGACGCGGAGGCCAAGTCCGGCAACGTCACCCTCGAACTGGATCGGCCCGCCTCCGTACGGGCGCGGGCGGCGAGCGGCAACGTGAAGCTGACCGTGCCGGACGGCGCGTATCAGGTCCGGTCGGAGGTCGGCTCCGGTCGGACCCAGCTGGGTGTGGCGCACGACGCCTCCGCCGAGCTGCTGCTCGACCTGCGCACCGCCAGCGGCGACATCACCGTCACCGCGCAGTGA